The Erwinia billingiae Eb661 nucleotide sequence GCGTCTCTTCAAGGAACATCGGCACTTCCATTTCCAAATCCTGACCTCGTCTTGGTGGATGACGTCGCGTCTGCCCCTGGAATCCACCGCCCTGACGGCCAAAGATGGATTCGAAGAAGTCAGAATAGTCACCGGTATTACCCTGAGAATGTTGACCAAATCCGCCACCGAAGTCCGGTGCGGATTGTGAGAAGCGGGGATCGTCGCGGTGTAAGCGCAGATTGTCGTATTCAGCGCGCTTGTCGCTGTCCTTCAGAACCTCGTAAGCTTCTGCCATCTCTTTAAATTTCGTTTCGGCATTGGCTTCGGTGCTGACATCGGGATGGTATTTTCGCGCCAGCCGACGGTACGACGTTTTAATGGTTTTCAAATCTGCCGTCGGTTCAACCTCCAGCAGGGCGTAATAATCTTTAAATTCCATCTATTAACACCTTCTTTTCACACAACTATTTTGAGACAAGTCGGGTTCAATCCGTCGAAAACAAGTGAGGCCATAAGGCCCCACGGTGACCCTTAACGCGGTACTTAATGAGTGTAAGGCGTAAATGCGCGATGGGGGAAATAAATCAGACCATCCCGTTACAGGGTGTGGAGAGTTTAATGCGGCGATCGACAGGCACAGCAAATCGCCCGATGGCTGAACGGGTTCAGAAGGCGTAAGAAGATTTTTTAGGGAGAGTAGAAGGCAGTGAAGAACAGAAGAAAGTGATAACCACCGGTCGGTCCCTGACCGAGGCTATCGAGGGTGTCTGGCCGGAACCATTAAGACATGGCGCCTGGCGGCACGTGTTTGAACGCTTCAACATAGCTGTGCAACACGCGTTTAAAGAATTTTTTCATTTCGGCTACCTGATTAAACTTTTGTTAGTAAAACGCAAAAAAAGTATACAAGAAGCGCGTTTTTCAGGCAAATAAATTTGAACCAGATCACAAAATTGGCGGGTAGTATGCAAAGGTGAACTTAAACGAAGGTTAAACAAGCGGGCCGCAGCCCGCCGACAGCAAGGAGAGAAAGAGGAGGGAAATCAGGCAAAAAGGCCTAAATGTTCAACCAGAATGCTGCTGCCGATACCGATCAGCACGACACCACCAAATATCTCTGCCCATTTGCCCATCACCGGGCCCAGGAAACGCCCCAGCAAAATACCTGCTGATGCCATCACCATGGTGGAAGCGCCGATAGCCAGCGCGGTGGTGACAATGTTCACCTGCAGGAAGGCCAGGCCAACGCCCACAGCCATAGCATCGAGGCTGGTTGCCACCGCAGTGGTGGCCAGCAACATGAAGCTGTGGCTCTGGGGCGCGTCTTCGACCGATTCTTTTTTGCGGAACCCTTCCCAAATCATACGGGCACCGAGTACAAACAGCAGCGTGAAGGCCACCCAGTGATCCCACTGCATAACGTAACGGCTGGCCGCAATGCCCACTGCCCAGCCAATCAGCGGGGTCAGCGCTTCAATAACGCCAAAAATCAGGCCGGTGCGCAGCGCCTCTTTCAGTGAGGGACGATGCAGGCTGGCACCTTTACCGATGGCCGCCGCAAACGCGTCCATCGACATGCCAAAGGCCAAAATCATTGTTGCGTACATGTTCATTGTAGTTATACCGGTTTGAGGGCCCTGGACGCCTTCAGGCATCAAAAACGGAGGTCCCGGCGAAAAAATAAGCGCGGGTGCTCAACAAGAAGCGCATCCTATCACGGGGTTTCGCAAAAAAAAAGACAACAAAATCAGGGATTTGAGTATAGCCTTGGCTATACTTTTTAACGAATGCTAATTTCGCGGTAAATTTTTAATCAAAAAGGCTAAAAGAATTACTGTGTTAACGGTCACATCCCTGAAGCCGTTGGGGGAATAGCCAGCAGAAATGAGGGATAAGGCGGGCAGGAAATGGGGGAATCTTTTGTTTAGAAAAGGGGCGGAGATCGGCCCCCTGAGCGTTACCAGACCCGGTAAACCTTGCCGGTTTCAAACTGGGTGATGGTCATCTCGCTCAGCGGGTCAAAATGGACGCCGCCCGATTCACGTTTTGTAGCGGCAGGATCTGCACCCTTCGGAGAAGCGCAGCAGCTTTATTCAGTGGATGCGGGAAGAGGTGAAACGCGCGCTGGCGGTGTAAGCATTGAACCTGAAGCGAGTTTGCTGGAAAATGGCCGCTGATGACCCGACTGGAAGCTCCATGAATAACCCGTTTCTGACCTTTTTGATGCCGATGAGCACCCTGATGCTGGGCATGCTCTCCGCCCTGCTGTTGCCCGCGCCATGGTTTGGTCTGAGCCTGACGTACCGCCTGATGGCGATGTTCCATCTCAGTGATATCGGCCAGCTGTATACGCTGGTGTTTTGCCTGTGGTTTTTGCTGCTGGGGGCGATTGAATACTTTGTGATCCGCTTTATTTACCTGCGGTTTGTGAAGGTCTCACGGGATTAAAAAAATCAGGGCGGATCGGCGATCCGCCCTGACTGCATTACATGCTGAGGATCATCAGCAGTCCGCTGGAGAAA carries:
- the azuC gene encoding stress response protein AzuC produces the protein MKKFFKRVLHSYVEAFKHVPPGAMS
- a CDS encoding DUF1158 family protein gives rise to the protein MNNPFLTFLMPMSTLMLGMLSALLLPAPWFGLSLTYRLMAMFHLSDIGQLYTLVFCLWFLLLGAIEYFVIRFIYLRFVKVSRD
- the mntP gene encoding manganese efflux pump MntP, which translates into the protein MNMYATMILAFGMSMDAFAAAIGKGASLHRPSLKEALRTGLIFGVIEALTPLIGWAVGIAASRYVMQWDHWVAFTLLFVLGARMIWEGFRKKESVEDAPQSHSFMLLATTAVATSLDAMAVGVGLAFLQVNIVTTALAIGASTMVMASAGILLGRFLGPVMGKWAEIFGGVVLIGIGSSILVEHLGLFA